The following are from one region of the Sorghum bicolor cultivar BTx623 chromosome 2, Sorghum_bicolor_NCBIv3, whole genome shotgun sequence genome:
- the LOC8081047 gene encoding G-type lectin S-receptor-like serine/threonine-protein kinase At5g35370 encodes MSPLPPALPRSLAFLGLALILLPARAADAGPLTTELLRPPFTASNILYVDTDGAFLESKNGAFKAAVWNPGQGEQQDRFYLVVLHAPSATVVWSGNRGAPTTSSGSVKLTSQGLTVSNPDGTVLWSTPPQLPSPVVALRLLDSGNLQLLDAGNATLWQSFDNATDTLLPGQQLRAGAYLSAATSATDLAEGNYRLGVTTADLVLTWQASTYWRLSNDVRSYKDRNAAVASVSVNASGLFAVAADGGLVFRVDLGEAAFPVLKLGYDGRLRITSYPLVNSSAPLGSDFVAPANDCDLPLQCPSLGLCSPSGNSSTCTCPPLFAASATTPGACTPGDGSALASPALCQSSNSTVSPAYLALKSKAAYFATKFDPPIKTGVNHNACRGLCSTSCGCLAYFYDNSSLSCYLIQEKQLGSLYLSSSASAMGYIKTIPSPNNATRNNSSSSSANRVVPIVLPSIAAFLLLTVIACYACWRRMRNNGKKRKGRSPGVKQVYMGRQKDTGNADDDEDDDNVRVPGMPTRFSYAEIEAMTSNFETKIGSGGFGSVYKGELPGVEGLVAVKKLEAVGVQAKREFCTEITVIANIRHVNLVRLRGFCAEGSRRLLVYEYMNRGSLDRSLFGRTGPVLEWGERMEVALGVARGLAYLHTGCDQKIVHCDVKPENILLADGGQVKVADFGLAKLMSPEQSALFTTMRGTRGYLAPEWLSNAAISDRADVYSFGMVLLELIHGRKNRGEQTNDGVAAAVAVAVAGSSVHSDWPSGWSSATAVSSPSGASGSGDEYFPMVAMELHGQGRHLDLVDPRLEGRVEEAEAARAVRIALCCLHEDPAQRPSMAAVVRMLEGTVAPPEPRVEALGFLRLYGRGHAVPNTSLIAMAGTSGSAGTPSSTAGVSQLTDTLQSVSAPR; translated from the coding sequence ATGTCTCCGCTCCCGCCCGCTCTGCCGCGCTCGCTCGCGTTCCTCGGCTTGGCTCTGATCCTCTTGCCCGCCCGTGCCGCGGACGCCGGGCCGCTGACGACGGAGCTCCTGCGACCTCCCTTCACCGCCTCTAACATCCTGTACGTCGACACCGACGGAGCGTTCCTAGAGTCCAAGAACGGCGCGTTCAAGGCCGCCGTGTGGAACCCCGGGCAAGGGGAGCAGCAGGACCGGTTCTACCTCGTCGTCCTGCACGCCCCGTCCGCCACGGTGGTCTGGTCGGGCAACCGCGGCGCGCCGACGACGTCGTCGGGGTCGGTGAAGCTCACTTCGCAGGGGCTCACGGTGTCGAACCCCGATGGAACGGTGCTGTGGTCGACGCCGCCGCAGCTGCCTTCGCCCGTCGTCGCGCTGCGGCTGCTGGACAGCGGGAACCTGCAGCTGCTGGACGCCGGGAACGCGACGCTGTGGCAGTCGTTCGATAACGCCACCGACACGCTGCTCCCGGGCCAGCAGCTGCGCGCCGGCGCGTAcctgtcggcggcgacgagcgcCACCGATCTCGCCGAGGGGAACTACCGGCTCGGCGTGACGACCGCGGATTTGGTGTTGACGTGGCAGGCGTCCACGTACTGGCGGCTGTCGAACGATGTCCGCTCCTACAAGGATCGCAACGCCGCGGTGGCGTCCGTGTCGGTGAACGCGTCGGGCCTGTTCGCCGTTGCTGCCGACGGCGGCCTCGTGTTCCGTGTGGACCTCGGGGAGGCGGCGTTCCCCGTGCTGAAGCTGGGATACGACGGCCGGCTGCGCATCACGAGCTATCCGCTGGTGAACTCCTCGGCGCCGCTTGGGAGCGACTTCGTGGCGCCGGCCAACGACTGCGACCTGCCGCTTCAGTGCCCGTCCCTCGGGCTCTGCTCCCCGTCGGGAAACAGCTCGACCTGCACCTGCCCGCCACTCTTCGCCGCCTCAGCGACGACCCCCGGCGCGTGCACGCCAGGGGACGGCTCGGCGCTCGCGTCGCCGGCCTTGTGCCAGAGCAGCAACAGCACCGTGTCCCCGGCTTACCTCGCCCTCAAGTCGAAGGCGGCCTACTTCGCCACGAAGTTTGATCCGCCGATCAAGACCGGCGTCAACCACAACGCGTGCCGCGGCCTCTGCTCCACGAGCTGCGGCTGCCTCGCCTACTTCTACGACAACTCCTCCCTAAGTTGCTATCTGATCCAAGAAAAGCAGCTCGGCTCGCTGTATTTGAGCTCTTCTGCCTCAGCCATGGGATACATCAAGACGATCCCTTCGCCGAACAATGCTACAAGAAACAACTCAAGCTCGTCGTCAGCGAACCGTGTCGTCCCAATCGTCCTGCCATCCATCGCAGCGTTCCTACTCCTCACCGTGATCGCATGTTACGCGTGCTGGAGGAGAATGAGGAACAACGGCAAGAAAAGGAAGGGCAGGAGCCCCGGCGTCAAGCAGGTGTACATGGGCCGTCAAAAGGACACCGGTAAcgcggacgacgacgaggacgatGACAACGTCCGCGTACCGGGCATGCCGACGCGGTTTAGCTACGCGGAGATTGAGGCGATGACGTCCAACTTCGAGACGAAAATAGGCTCCGGCGGGTTCGGCTCTGTGTACAAAGGGGAACTCCCCGGCGTCGAGGGGCTCGTCGCGGTGAAGAAGCTGGAGGCCGTCGGCGTGCAGGCCAAGCGGGAGTTCTGCACCGAGATCACGGTCATCGCCAACATCCGGCACGTCAACCTCGTGCGCCTCCGCGGCTTCTGCGCCGAGGGCTCGCGCCGGCTGCTCGTGTACGAGTACATGAACCGCGGCTCGCTTGACCGGTCGCTGTTCGGGCGAACGGGGCCAGTTCTGGAATGGGGGGAGCGCATGGAGGTGGCGCTCGGCGTGGCTCGCGGCCTCGCGTACCTGCACACCGGGTGCGACCAGAAGATCGTGCACTGCGACGTGAAGCCGGAGAACATCCTGCTGGCCGACGGCGGGCAGGTTAAGGTCGCCGATTTCGGGCTTGCCAAGCTGATGTCGCCCGAGCAGTCGGCGCTGTTCACCACCATGCGCGGCACCCGCGGGTACCTGGCCCCGGAGTGGCTCAGCAACGCCGCCATCTCGGACCGCGCTGACGTGTACAGTTTCGGTATGGTGCTGCTGGAGCTGATACACGGGAGGAAGAACAGGGGTGAGCAGACCAACGACGGCGTCGCCgctgccgtcgccgtcgccgtcgccggcagCAGCGTGCACTCGGACTGGCCGTCCGGGTGGAGCAGCGCGACGGCGGTGTCTTCGCCGAGTGGCGCCAGCGGCAGTGGCGACGAGTACTTCCCGATGGTGGCCATGGAGCTCCACGGGCAGGGAAGGCACCTGGACCTGGTGGACCCGAGGCTGGAGGGCCGCGTCGAGGAGGCCGAGGCGGCGCGTGCCGTGCGCATCGCCCTGTGCTGCCTGCACGAGGACCCCGCCCAGCGGCCGAGCATGGCCGCCGTGGTGCGGATGCTGGAAGGCACCGTGGCCCCTCCGGAGCCGCGCGTGGAGGCGCTCGGGTTCCTCCGCCTGTACGGGAGGGGACACGCCGTGCCGAACACCTCCCTGATCGCCATGGCTGGCACCTCGGGTTCCGCGGGCACGCCATCATCGACGGCCGGCGTGTCGCAGTTGACCGATACGTTGCAGAGCGTGTCAGCGCCAAGATAG
- the LOC8081046 gene encoding protein ATAF2 has product MAGDADEDEYPIGFRFKPKDEELVEYYLVNRLTRQPTVPNDYITEYDVYLCHPDTLTKAEHKGVDQEEWYFLSPRSRMYGNGVRPARKTRDGRGRWKASTASKEVDQKVVCNGITFCRSVLNYFEGVPKKEVRTKWIMLELKVPCFEIKLDKPGPKNMLDEYVVCKIYVSPQHKKKADAYEEGTSSACDGDEQAFSPTQHGQGTAGSMFSEKQAGKRPMLEKVRPGSLGIASSTQASSTQYFSAPGGQGQPTGAAHSSQAPQMPPPQRQAGAFQSQSLLVQQQPTQQTPVQYQSFPDARVDHHPFGQTTATMTTRRPPALENLGVPGNPPRRDPGTAFRPLVSLQCHYDQNYRGVKPPANASSSQPQMLAATSFLPPPQLPFFNGDANRRGAATAAAGVAPYGSYPYQSRSLTLEGAGQDGASNGTNGAPRFNVNINDEQFFVDLAMTTSNTSLMTGARTQTAPAPARLVQSQPPPPAGAAQLETETGEASGLNKKDAV; this is encoded by the exons ATGGCGGGAGACGCCGACGAGGACGAGTACCCGATCGGGTTCCGGTTCAAGCCCAAGGACGAGGAGCTCGTGGAGTACTATCTCGTCAACAGGCTGACGCGGCAGCCGACGGTGCCCAACGACTACATCACCGAGTACGACGTCTACTTGTGCCACCCGGACACGCTCACCAAAG CAGAGCACAAGGGCGTGGACCAGGAGGAGTGGTACTTCCTGTCGCCGAGGTCTCGCATGTACGGCAACGGCGTGAGGCCGGCGCGCAAGACGCGGGACGGGCGCGGGCGGTGGAAGGCGTCCACGGCGTCCAAGGAGGTGGACCAGAAGGTGGTCTGCAACGGCATCACCTTCTGCCGGAGCGTGCTCAACTACTTCGAGGGCGTCCCCAAGAAGGAGGTGCGGACCAAGTGGATCATGCTCGAGCTCAAGGTCCCCTGCTTCGAGATCAAGCTCGACAAGCCCGGCCCAAAGAACATG TTGGACGAGTACGTCGTGTGCAAGATCTACGTGTCCCCACAGCACAAAAAGAAGGCTGACGCCTACGAGGAAGGCACCAGCTCCGCGTGCGACGGCGACGAACAAGCGTTCTCCCCCACGCAGCACGGCCAAGGCACGGCGGGCTCCATGTTCTCAGAGAAACAAGCCGGCAAGCGGCCCATGCTCGAGAAGGTCCGACCAGGGAGCCTAGGCATTGCATCATCCACACAAGCGAGCAGCACACAGTACTTCAGTGCACCAGGCGGTCAGGGTCAGCCAACGGGTGCAGCACACAGTAGCCAGGCACCACAGATGCCACCACCGCAGCGACAGGCGGGCGCGTTCCAGAGCCAGAGCCTACTTGTGCAGCAGCAGCCAACGCAACAAACACCGGTGCAGTACCAGTCCTTCCCGGATGCGAGAGTAGATCACCACCCCTTTGGTCAGACGACGGCAACGATGACGACGCGGCGGCCTCCAGCGCTGGAGAACCTAGGCGTCCCGGGGAACCCACCGCGGCGAGACCCAGGGACGGCGTTCAGGCCGCTGGTGTCCCTGCAGTGCCACTACGACCAGAACTACCGAGGCGTGAAACCGCCGGCCAACGCGTCCTCGTCGCAGCCGCAGATGCTGGCGGCGACGTCGTTCCTGCCGCCGCCGCAACTGCCGTTCTTCAACGGCGACGCCAACCGTCGCGGggcagccaccgccgccgctgggGTCGCGCCTTACGGCAGTTACCCTTACCAGAGCAGGTCGTTGACCTTGGAGGGGGCTGGTCAAGATGGAGCATCAAACGGGACGAATGGCGCGCCGCGCTTCAACGTAAATATAAATGACGAGCAATTTTTTGTGGATTTGGCCATGACCACGAGTAACACGTCCCTGATGACCGGAGCGCGTACGCAGACGGCACCGGCGCCGGCCCGCCTGGTGCAATCacaaccgccgccgccggccggtgCTGCTCAACTTGAAACCGAGACGGGAGAAGCGTCTGGTTTGAACAAGAAAGATGCTGTGTAG